The Catenuloplanes niger genome includes a window with the following:
- a CDS encoding YciI family protein produces the protein MKYLLLIYSNPENWEHPVFLRHPEFLAMPASERAALAHESEDLHREIRESGELLAGAALADPLTTRTVRVRDGSPTVTDGPYPEVKEHLAGYLLLDCDGPERAAEIAARIPDARFAAVEVHPIMALSGQEM, from the coding sequence ATGAAGTACCTGCTCCTGATCTACAGCAACCCGGAGAACTGGGAACACCCCGTGTTCCTGCGCCACCCGGAGTTCCTGGCGATGCCGGCGTCCGAGCGTGCGGCGCTCGCGCACGAGTCCGAGGACTTGCACCGGGAGATCCGCGAGTCCGGTGAGCTGCTGGCCGGGGCCGCGCTCGCCGACCCGCTGACCACCCGCACGGTCCGGGTCCGCGACGGATCGCCGACCGTCACGGACGGGCCGTACCCGGAGGTCAAGGAGCACCTGGCCGGTTACCTGCTCCTCGACTGCGACGGTCCGGAGCGGGCCGCCGAGATCGCCGCCCGGATCCCGGACGCGCGGTTCGCCGCCGTGGAGGTCCATCCGATCATGGCCCTGTCCGGTCAGGAGATGTGA